A single genomic interval of Geotrypetes seraphini chromosome 1, aGeoSer1.1, whole genome shotgun sequence harbors:
- the LOC117367464 gene encoding zinc finger BED domain-containing protein 5-like: MDKFLKRKELDSEQNLEPDESPSMSGGQKKAKMVSASKFSGARQYSKSYISVGFTFTGDANKPTPLCVVCGEKLANSAMVPSKLKRHLQMKHPSLQNKNADYFVRLCDNMEKQATFMRKTTKVNERVLKASYQVAELIAKSKKSHTVAETLILPACKAIVEEMLGPEAAKEIAKVPLSDNTISRRINDMSADIKSVVLEKIRIREKFALQLDESTDISGHAQLLANVRFVDGDAIRENFFFCKALPEKTTGEEIFRVTSEYLEKGGLKWENCTSVCTDGAAGMVGRTKGFVSRVKERNPDVIVTHCFLHREALVAKTLPAVLVHVLDDVVCMVNFVKSRPVKSRIFAALCDEMGAKHKTLLFHTEVRWLSRGKVLVRVYELREELKVFLTNERSDYAKQLASDEWCARLAYLADIFYHLNELNTRMQGRSENLLTSTDKINGFRSKVQLWHQHVESGNLEMFTLTKQWQGVHTAALCEIIVKHLKTLEEKLSFYFSSVSTECLDWVRDPYSSASVGGKDMTLQEQEELTELRQNRGFKLRFADLPLDSFCLITLMFAGATITHKTLLIVNHFRRFKGEKEEN, encoded by the coding sequence ATGGACaagtttttgaaaaggaaagaacTAGACTCTGAACAAAATTTGGAGCCAGATGAGAGCCCAAGTATGAGTGGGggtcaaaagaaagcaaagatggtTAGCGCAAGCAAATTCTCTGGCGCAAGGCAATATAGCAAAAGCTATATTTCAGTTGGATTTACTTTCACTGGAGATGCAAACAAACCAACTCCACTGTGCGTGGTGTGTGGTGAAAAGCTAGCTAACAGTGCTATGGTCCCAAGCAAACTTAAACGCCATCTCCAAATGAAACACCCTTCGCTTCAAAACAAGAATGCGGACTATTTTGTTCGCCTGTGTGACAACATGGAGAAACAGGCAACTTTCATGAGAAAAACCACAAAGGTAAATGAAAGAGTTCTTAAAGCTAGCTATCAAGTTGCTGAACTTATAGCCAAGTCAAAAAAGTCGCACACTGTGGCAGAGACATTAATACTTCCTGCCTGCAAAGCTATTGTAGAGGAGATGCTCGGACCTGAAGCAGCTAAGGAAATAGCCAAAGTCCCTCTCTCAGACAACACAATTTCCAGACGTATTAATGACATGTCTGCAGACATCAAAAGTGTGGTTTTGGAAAAGATCCGTATCAGAGAGAAATTTGCATTGCAACTTGACGAGTCTACTGATATCAGTGGACATGCTCAACTCTTGGCCAATGTGCGTTTTGTTGATGGTGATGCAATTAGAGAAAACTTCTTTTTTTGCAAGGCATTGCCAGAAAAAACAACAGGAGAAGAAATTTTTCGGGTCACATCAGAATACCTTGAAAAAGGAGGACTTAAGTGGGAAAACTGCACAAGTGTCTGCACCGATGGAGCTGCAGGCATGGTCGGGCGCACCAAAGGCTTTGTAAGCAGAGTGAAGGAAAGAAATCCAGATGTGATTGTTACGCATTGTTTTTTACACCGCGAGGCCCTCGTAGCCAAGACTTTACCAGCAGTCCTAGTTCATGTGTTGGATGATGTTGTGTGCATGGTAAACTTTGTAAAGTCACGACCCGTGAAAAGTCGCATATTTGCAGCTTTGTGTGATGAGATGGGAGCGAAGCATAAAACCTTGCTGTTTCATACGGAGGTCCGGTGGTTGTCGCGTGGCAAGGTCTTGGTTCGTGTGTATGAGCTGCGGGAGGAACTTAAAGTGTTTCTGACAAATGAGAGGTCAGATTACGCAAAGCAGCTTGCAAGTGATGAGTGGTGTGCAAGGCTGGCATACCTGGCAGATATATTTTATCATCTGAATGAACTGAACACACGAATGCAAGGCCGAAGTGAAAACCTGCTTACAAGTACAGATAAAATAAATGGATTCCGTTCAAAGGTGCAACTCTGGCATCAACACGTGGAAAGTGGCAATCTTGAAATGTTCACACTCACCAAGCAATGGCAAGGTGTTCACACTGCTGCACTGTGTGAGATAAtagttaaacatttaaaaactcttgaggagaagttgtcattttaTTTCTCTTCAGTCTCCACTGAATGCCTTGACTGGGTTAGAGACCCTTATAGCTCAGCATCAGTTGGTGGAAAGGACATGACTttacaggagcaggaggaactaacTGAACTGAGACAAAATCGTGGTTTCAAGCTAAGATTTGCTGATCTACCTTTGGACAGTTTTTG